The genomic window AGGAAATGGCCCCAGTAATGGTGAACCTCGCCACCTGGGCATTTTAGCAGCCGCATCAGATATATTTGCCTTAGATCGGGCAATGGTGGAAATCCTCAATGTTCCACCTGAACAAGTGCCCACAGTTGCAGCTTCCCAAAGGCTAGGAGTTTGTCCAGAACTTGCTAGCATAGAGTTTCCGCATTTAAATCCTGACTTATTAAAAATAGAAGATTGGCGGCTACCAGACAAGTTAATGCCCATCGATTTTGGTATGCCCCGCGTCATTAAGTCTACGTTTAAGCATCTTTACACCCGATTTATCAAGGAACCAATGAGTGTTTACGGAAGGAACTAGGGAGTGGGGGAGATGAGGGAGATAAGGAGAATAACCATGCCCTATGCCCAATCCCTAATTTACATGTGCAAACTTCGTTACAGCAATTTCATTTATTAGCAGAGTAATCTGTAATTACCCTCCGATTGCTTAACCAGACCGCCCTATCATAGTTAGTGGCGGTTTTTTTGGCTGATTAATTTGTTATATAATTTCTCGTCTTAGATTTTGATTTATCCAAAAACTTATATGGATTTAGGATCTGAAAATTGGGATTGGGTATTTTATTCAGATATGAGCAAAGTTTGGTGATAACCCGCTACACGTCTACGCCACCTACTAAAACGCTTTTTACTCTACCTATATGTAGATTGACAAAATTCCTGTGATATTACATAGATTTTAAAATTTAAATTCTGAAATATTTGTTTAGTGGTATCACTGAATCCATGCTGCACAACACAGTTGATGTATCTGTATTTATTCGGTAGTTATAATTGGTTACAAAAATCATTCCTACCATTTCTTCTCTGGTGTCAAATATTTTGTGTATAACTACTGTATAACAATCAAAAGGACTGATAGATATTCAGTGCTTTTGCGGTTTTGTGTCCTGTATCACAAATTAGCAATTCCAGTAAAATGACCTTATCAAAGGCGTTGTAGGATGTTATAATCATGAAGTATCGGACAAATACATTTTGCTAATTAATCTTTAAACAGCGAAAAATGTAATTTATAATGCTGTTAAAGTTAGCTTTAGGTATGCGAACGTTTACATCATACAGGGAAACATCTGAAAATATTAATTACAAAATAAAACATGATTTGTTTATTTGTAACTTTGTATTAAGAAGTCCATGTATAAAAACGCTATTATGACAGTTGGAAAACTGGTTTAGATTGGAGAATGCTAGACATTTTACAGTTTAAAAATAGCATTAAAACTCTCGATAAGAGAGTAGACCTACACAGTGTTACGAAGAACTTCAATTTTGTATGAATTCAAATAGCCAGTCTGCCAATACCGATACATATTCCCAACGTTTGGCAGACATTGTGGGAACTGCGATCGCTCTATTGACTCTCACTCTACCCGTGTTTGTCATTGCCCACTATTCTTCAACTAATGTTCAAAATAACCAGCAACCCCTGATCCAAAACCTCAAAGGAAGTCAAGATTGATAAAGCTTTCCAGTAGCATTTCACCAGCAGGAGAGCTACAAAAAAAAGAAAACTGATTTTGAGAAAATCTCTGTAGATTTGAATATAGTTCATCAGGAATAAGCTGAAATCTGGATTGTGTGACTCCAGATTTCAGTTGTATTCACAGAATGGGGCAGAAATCCCTTTAACAGCAATCAAGGGCGGGAAAGAATAATACCCTTTTGGAAAAAGCGTTGCGAAGTTTCCTCGCAACGCTTTTTCCATTTTTTGGCTAATTCAAGGGAACTGAGGATGAGGGGAATGAGGCAATACTTCTTGGGTTTTGGGGAAAAGGGGAAAGAAAAAACCTTTAACCCTTACCCCAAAACCTTTTCCCCAAACCCAATTCCAAGTTGAAAATGTATAAAGCCAGAAGTATTGGGGGATGAGGGGGATGATGGACAAATAACCAATGCCCCATGCCCTGGAATAAATACCTTGGGAAGAGATCCATATTGCCCTAAAATTCTACACGGGGAGCGAAGCTGACTGAGTGCCCCCATGATTCACTGTTATCAGAGGAGTTTTTTGTGGATTTATCTCGTATTCCTGCCCAACCAAAACCGGGTCTAATCAACGTTCTGATTGAAATTATTGGCGGAAGTAAAAATAAATACGAATACGACAAGGAATTGGAAGCTTTTGCTCTAGACCGAGTACTTTATTCCTCGGTACAATATCCATACGACTACGGCTTTGTACCCAATACTTTGGCTGAAGATGGCGATCCCCTAGATGGTATGGTCATAATTGACGAGCCAACCTTTCCAGGCTGTATTATTGCTGCACGACCGATTGGCTTCTTGGAGATGATTGACGGTGGCGATCGCGATGAGAAAATCCTTTGTGTTCCTGACAAAGATCCGCGCTACACTCAGGTGAGATCACTGAACGACTTAGCGCCACACCGCTTAGATGAAATTGCCGAATTTTTCCGTAGTTATAAAAATTTGGAAAAAAAGGTGACTGAAATTCTCGGTTGGCAAGATGTGGACAAGGTTGCAGCTTTAGTAGAAAAATCTGTCAAAGCTTATAGAGGATAATAGAGGAGTTAGGGTTAGGAGTTAGGAGTTAAGAGTTATGAATTTTTATTCCTAACTCCCGTACAGACGCGATTAATCGCGTCTCTACTCATAACTTTCGCTTGTTACGGATCGCAAAAACTGCCACCAATCCCAAACCTAAATGCAGCGCACTCTCCTTTTGGCAAAAATTCATAACTGCACCCTCACGGGGGCGAATATCAACTACGTGGGTAGTATCAGCATCGATGAAATCCTTTTGGAAAAAGCTGGTATCTTACCCTATGAGCAGGTGCAAGTAGTTAATAATGCCAACGGTCAGCGCTTTATTACCTATGCGATCCCGGCTCCAGCCCATTCAGGAGTAATTGAGCTAAATGGGGCTGCGGCACGTCTAGGCATTATTGGCGATCGCTTGATTATAATGACTTACGGGCAGTTCACTCCAGAAGAGTTAAAAAGTTACTCTCCTACGGTAGTCATTGTGGACGAAAAAAACAGGCTGTTGGAAGTGCGGCGCTACGATGACCTGCTCAGTAAGGTCTAATTTCAAGGAAAATGTCAAATTTTGAGTTGTCGGGTTCCCAGAGCTACATAAGAGAAAAGTCATCTACCCTGCCAAGTAGCCCAGCAGGTGAATTTCTCGTGCAATTCTGGGGTGTAAGAGGTTTGATTCCCACTCCAAGTAGCAATACCAGTCGTTATGGTGGTAATACCGCTTGTGTAGAAATGCATGTAGCTGGGAAACGCTTGATTTTTGATGGCGGTACTGGCTTACGTATACTGGGTAAAATTTGGCAAGAATTACAACAGCCACTAGAAGCCCATTTATTTTTTACCAACTGCCAATCAAATCGTATTCAAGGGTTTCCCTTTTTTGCTCCAGCATTTATTGTGGAAAATTGTTTTCACATTTACGGCACAGCTGCCTCAAATGGAGCCTCAATCAAACAATGTCTGTATGACCAGATGCTCCAGCCACACTTTCCTTACCCTTTACAGGTAATGCAGTCGGAATTGCAGTTTTACAATCTGACTTCAGAAAGTGACGTGAAGCTAGATGATGTCACAATTACAACTGCATTAATTAATCAAACTCAGCGGTCAGTTGGCTACCGAGTTACTTGGCAAGAGTATAGTGTTGCCTACGTCACGGATTTGCACCAAAATGCTGATCAAGTAGAGCAAGAGCGGATTTTACAGTTTATTAAAGGCGTTGACTTGCTGATTGCCAATGCCACTTACACTCCCCCTACCTCTCACAACCATGACTCTGCTGATTTACTCTGGCAAGCTGCGGTGAATGCAGCTCTGAATGCTGGTGTGCAACGGTTAGCCATTTCTCATCATCACCCAGATGACCATGATGATTTTCTTGACCAGGTTGAAGTCGATGTCAAATCTGCCTTTCCTCAAGGAATAGTAGCCTATGAGGGTCTAGTTTTAACTGTTGGTAAGTGATTTATACTCGTTGGCAGAGCATCGCTAAGGGGGAGATGAGGGAGGAGGGGGTAGGATGCCAACAGTTCAGTTTAAGATTTGATTTCCTCCCTTTGCTCCTTTTTAAGGAGGGAACTAGTCTGGGAGCCAGAGCAAGCGACTGGCTCCCAAATCTAAACTTTCAACTTACAATAAACCTCGTTTACCATTGGGTCGCACGGTCATCCAATTTGTTTTTGCTAGTGCTAGTTGCTCATCAGAAATTTTGGCACTGGTGAGATTAGCACCACATAGATTAGCTCCTCGGAGGTTAGCATTGCTGAGATAAGCATTGCTGAGGTCTGCACCTCGGAGGTCTGCCCCTTCTAAATCAGCATGGTTAAAATATGCTTTGCTCAAATTAGCATCCTTGAGATTTGCTCGAGTGAGGCTAGCTCTGCCAAAGTCACTATTGTGGAGATTAGCTCCCTGGAGATTGGTTTTTTGCAATTGAGCGGAATGGAAATTTGTTTGGGATAAGTCAGCACCTTGTAGA from Nostoc sp. UHCC 0926 includes these protein-coding regions:
- a CDS encoding inorganic diphosphatase; the encoded protein is MDLSRIPAQPKPGLINVLIEIIGGSKNKYEYDKELEAFALDRVLYSSVQYPYDYGFVPNTLAEDGDPLDGMVIIDEPTFPGCIIAARPIGFLEMIDGGDRDEKILCVPDKDPRYTQVRSLNDLAPHRLDEIAEFFRSYKNLEKKVTEILGWQDVDKVAALVEKSVKAYRG
- the panD gene encoding aspartate 1-decarboxylase encodes the protein MQRTLLLAKIHNCTLTGANINYVGSISIDEILLEKAGILPYEQVQVVNNANGQRFITYAIPAPAHSGVIELNGAAARLGIIGDRLIIMTYGQFTPEELKSYSPTVVIVDEKNRLLEVRRYDDLLSKV
- a CDS encoding MBL fold metallo-hydrolase, which encodes MSNFELSGSQSYIREKSSTLPSSPAGEFLVQFWGVRGLIPTPSSNTSRYGGNTACVEMHVAGKRLIFDGGTGLRILGKIWQELQQPLEAHLFFTNCQSNRIQGFPFFAPAFIVENCFHIYGTAASNGASIKQCLYDQMLQPHFPYPLQVMQSELQFYNLTSESDVKLDDVTITTALINQTQRSVGYRVTWQEYSVAYVTDLHQNADQVEQERILQFIKGVDLLIANATYTPPTSHNHDSADLLWQAAVNAALNAGVQRLAISHHHPDDHDDFLDQVEVDVKSAFPQGIVAYEGLVLTVGK